The following coding sequences are from one Devosia yakushimensis window:
- a CDS encoding ABC transporter permease: MRLLIVATLVTIILAIISLFIGVSDVSLGALLSSSAEDRPMQVLLISRIPRTLAIILAGASMAIAGLVMQMIVRNRFVEPSTAGTTESASLGFLVVTIFAPGWPLMAKMLVAALFALGGTALFLRILRAVPLRDVLLVPLVGIMLGGIIGAVTTFFAYRFELMASMLAWTMGDFSGVLRGRYELLWIGLFCAVLAYIAADRFTVAGMGRDFTTNLGLNYQRVMVLGLVIVSLVSAVVLVSVGSIPFLGLIVPNLVSLMVGDNMRRTVPWVAVMGAGFVLACDILGRVIRAPYEIPISVVVGVIGSAIFLVLLLRTRRHAA, encoded by the coding sequence GTGCGGTTACTCATTGTCGCCACCCTGGTGACGATCATTCTGGCCATCATCAGCCTCTTCATTGGCGTCAGCGATGTCTCGCTTGGCGCCCTGCTGTCGTCCAGCGCCGAAGACCGCCCGATGCAGGTGCTGCTGATCAGCCGCATTCCGCGCACCCTCGCCATCATCCTGGCCGGCGCCTCCATGGCCATTGCCGGGCTCGTCATGCAGATGATCGTCCGCAATCGCTTCGTCGAACCCTCCACCGCCGGCACCACCGAATCCGCCAGCCTGGGCTTCCTGGTCGTCACCATCTTCGCCCCCGGCTGGCCCCTCATGGCCAAGATGCTGGTCGCCGCGCTGTTCGCGCTGGGCGGCACGGCCCTATTCCTGCGTATCCTGCGCGCCGTTCCCCTGCGCGATGTGCTGCTCGTGCCTCTCGTCGGCATCATGCTGGGCGGCATCATTGGCGCCGTCACCACCTTCTTCGCCTACCGTTTCGAACTCATGGCCTCCATGCTGGCCTGGACAATGGGCGATTTCTCCGGCGTCCTGCGCGGCCGCTACGAACTGCTCTGGATCGGCCTGTTCTGTGCCGTGCTCGCCTATATCGCGGCCGACCGCTTCACGGTGGCCGGCATGGGCCGCGATTTCACCACCAATCTGGGCCTAAATTATCAGCGCGTCATGGTGCTGGGCCTGGTCATCGTTTCGCTGGTCAGCGCCGTGGTGCTGGTCTCGGTGGGCTCTATCCCGTTTCTGGGGCTGATCGTGCCCAATCTCGTCAGCCTCATGGTCGGCGACAATATGCGCCGCACCGTGCCCTGGGTCGCCGTCATGGGCGCCGGCTTCGTTCTCGCCTGCGATATTCTGGGCCGCGTCATCCGCGCGCCCTACGAAATCCCGATCAGCGTTGTCGTCGGCGTTATTGGCAGCGCCATATTCCTGGTCCTTTTACTGAGGACACGCCGCCATGCCGCCTGA
- a CDS encoding iron chelate uptake ABC transporter family permease subunit → MRKDPWLGLTRPAIALLILGALAIISIACFMTLGAKGSWSFILPFRGRKLLALCLVAYSVAISTVLFQTVTNNRILTPSIMGFDALYVLIQTAIVFFLGVGALGTLNPQAQFGVEVLVMVAFSGLLFRWLFLGEERSLTLLVLVGIVFGILFRSLSQFMQRLLDPNAFSVLQDTLFASFATVDTSQLLVATLIVMVVTVIAIRMLHTYDVLSLGRAHAINLGLDYKRTVIVILMLIAVLVAVSTALVGPITFFGLLVASLAHGLVGTSRHKYVLPAAALLAITFLVGGQTLLERVFSFDTALSIIIEFLGGIVFIYLILRRTAR, encoded by the coding sequence ATGCGCAAGGATCCATGGCTGGGCCTCACCCGCCCCGCCATTGCCCTCCTTATCCTCGGTGCCCTGGCCATCATCTCCATCGCCTGCTTCATGACGCTGGGCGCCAAGGGCAGCTGGAGTTTCATCCTCCCTTTCCGCGGCCGAAAATTGCTGGCGCTGTGCCTCGTCGCCTATTCGGTCGCCATCTCAACCGTCCTGTTCCAGACCGTCACCAATAACCGCATCCTCACCCCCTCCATCATGGGGTTCGATGCGCTCTATGTGCTGATCCAGACCGCCATCGTCTTCTTCCTCGGCGTCGGCGCGCTGGGCACGCTCAATCCGCAAGCCCAGTTCGGCGTGGAAGTCCTGGTCATGGTCGCCTTCTCGGGTCTCCTCTTCCGCTGGCTCTTCCTTGGCGAAGAGCGCAGCCTCACTTTGCTCGTGCTGGTCGGCATCGTCTTCGGCATCCTGTTCCGCAGCCTCTCCCAATTCATGCAGCGCCTGCTCGATCCCAATGCCTTCAGCGTATTGCAGGATACTCTCTTTGCCAGCTTCGCCACGGTCGACACCTCTCAGCTGCTGGTCGCGACCCTGATTGTCATGGTAGTCACCGTCATCGCCATCCGCATGCTGCATACCTATGACGTGCTTTCGCTGGGCCGCGCCCATGCCATCAATCTGGGGCTCGATTACAAGCGCACGGTCATCGTCATTCTCATGCTGATCGCGGTGCTGGTCGCTGTCTCGACCGCGCTGGTGGGACCCATCACGTTCTTCGGCCTGCTCGTCGCCAGCCTCGCCCATGGCCTTGTCGGCACCAGCCGGCACAAATATGTGCTGCCCGCCGCGGCGCTCCTCGCCATCACCTTCCTCGTGGGTGGACAGACCCTGCTCGAGCGGGTCTTCTCCTTCGATACCGCCCTCTCGATCATCATCGAATTCCTCGGCGGCATCGTCTTCATCTATCTCATTCTGCGGAGAACCGCGCGATGA